Genomic segment of Paenibacillus polymyxa:
GAGCGTGATGTTCAAACCGTTGTAGAGCGTCTTGATGTGAACCAGGGCAAGCTCAACATGGGGTTGCGCACCCCTATTACGTATGGAGACGATCGCTATGCTTCCGCTCTGATGTACAATGGCATTTTGGGCGGGTATCCGCATTCAAAGTTGTTCGTTAATGTGAGGGAGAAGGAAAGTTTGGCGTATTACGCTTCATCACGGTATGACGGGCATAAAGGTATTGGTACGATTCAATCTGGTATTGAAATTCCTAATTATGAAAAAGCGGTTACTATTATCCGCAAGCAACTGGAAGATACGCAAAACGGAGCGATTACTGAGCTGGAAATGACCCAAACGCAGGCGATGATTCGCAACTTGCTAAAGGAGATGCAGGATTCCGCTTTTGAAATGATCGCCTATGATTTTAACAGACAGCTTTCCGGTAAAGAACGGACAGTAGATGAGCTGCTGAGTCAGGTGGAGGCAGTCAAGGTGCAGGATGTTCAGGATGCCGCCCGGACGTTCCGACTGGACACTATTTATTTCTTGAGAGACCAGAAGGGGGAATAGCGGTGGAGCATATACCTTACGAGCATTTGCAGGAAACGCTGTACTATGAAGTAATGGATAACGGTTTACACGTTTATGTGTTGCCCAAACCGGGTTTTCAGAAGACATACGCCACATTTGCAACTAAATACGGCTCAGTTGATAATCATTTCCGCGTAGAAGGTCAACAGCCCGTAAAGGTGCCGGATGGCATAGCCCATTTTTTGGAGCATAAAATGTTTGAAGAGCCTGAAGGCGATATTTTTGCTACCTTCTCTTCTAATGGGGCATCGGCGAACGCATTTACCAGCTTTGATCAAACAGTATATCTGTTTTCGGCAACCGAGCGTATTCAAGAAAATTTGACCACGCTGGTCAATTTTGTGCAGCATCCTTACTTTACAGATGAAAATGTAGAAAAGGAAAAAGGCATTATTGGCCAGGAAATTAATATGTATGAAGATAACCCTGATTGGCGGAGTTACTTTGGTCTGATCGAGGCGTTGTACAAGGTTCATCCGGTGCATATTGATATCGCAGGTACTGTTCAATCCATCAGTACGATTACAAAAGAAACGCTGTACAGTTGCTATGAAGCTTTCTACCACCCAAGCAATATGATTCTTTTTGTAGTGGGCGGAGTGGATCCAGCTGAAGTAATAGAGCTGGTACGTAACAATCAGGCCAAAAAGGACTATAAGCCGCAGGGAGAGATTGAGCGGATTTTCGACGATGAACCCACTACAGTTGCAGAACCACGTCGTGAGGTGAAGCTGGCCGTTTCTCTGCCAAAGCTACTGTTTGGATTCAAGGAGGCTGAAGTAGGCCTAACGGGTGAAGAATTACTTCGTCATGATCTGGAAACCAAGCTGATGCTTGATCTCCTGTTTGGTTCCAGTACACAACTATATCAAAAGCTCTACGATGAGGATCTGATTTCGGACAGTTTTGGTCATGAGTACAATAGTACGCAGCAATATGCATTCTCTGCAATCGGCGGGGATACCAAAGACCCGGATCGGCTGTTGGCGAGAATACGTGAAGAGGTGGAGTCCATTCAGAAGCAGGGCTTTGCAGCAGAACATTTTGAACGGGCACGCAAAAAGAAAATCGGTGGTTATCTGCGTACACTCAATTCACCAGAAAATATTGCACATGAATTTACAAGACATCGCTTCCGGGGCGGCGATTTTTTCCAACTGCTCCCTATTTATGAAAGTATCACGCTCGAGGATGTAAATCGCCGTCTAAAAGACCATATCCAGTGGGATCAACTCGCAATATCACTAGTGGTGAGTCCGTAATGTCCAGGGAGAGGGAAACGATGACCACCGAGGGCGGAGAATTAAAAGCAATTGGCGATACAACGGTGCTGATTACAGGAGCCAGTGGCGGAATTGGTGCGGCTATTGCTGAGCGTTTTGCAGCTGTAGGGATGAATGTTGTCATTCACTACATGAAGTCCCATGAAAAAGCAAATGAAGTTGCCCGTCGTTGCATGGCTTATTCAGGCAAGGTAATGACCGTGTCAGCGGATCTGCGGAGCAAGGAGCAGATCGAACGCATGCGGGAAAAGCTGGATAATCACGGGATGAAGCCGGATATTCTTGTGAACAACGCCGGATTATCTCATTATGGGCTGTTGACAGATGTTTCGGAAGAGGAATGGGACGAAGTGATGGCCGTCAATGTTAAGGGAACCTTTCTGTGCACGCAGGTTTTTATGCCACATATGATTTCCCAACGCTATGGCCGCATTGTGAATGTTTCCTCCGTGTGGGGGATATGTGGCGCATCGTGCGAGGTGTTGTATTCCACCACCAAGGGAGGCATTAACGCTTTCACTAAAGCGCTGGCTCAAGAGGTAGCACCTTCCGGGGTGACAGTGAATGCTGTAGCTCCAGGTGCAGTGGATACGTCGATGCTGGATCATTTGGATAAAGGCGAAATTACCAGTTTGGAAGAAGAAATTCCTGCCGGACGTTTGGCTCGACCTGATGAAATATCGTCCCTGGTTTATTTTCTTGCGCTTCCTGAGTCAGGTTATATTAATGGCCAGGTCATAAGTCCTAATGGAGGATGGGTGACTTAAGGGATAGCGCTTGGAGGAATCCACCAGTATAGTAAGCGTCTGAGAAGAGCATATTATAACTGTTGATTTTAAATCTGAATCATCTAAGGAGGATTTAAGTATGTCAACAGTTGTTCAGAATTTTGATGTTTGGAAAAAGTTCCTTGGTCAGCGTGTAGAGCAAGCGGAGAAGCTGGGAATCAGCCAAGATACCATTTCAGAGCTTGCTTATGAAATCGGTGATTTTCTGGATGAGAAGGTCGATCCAGCCAACCACTCCAACCGCGCACTGAAAGAACTGTGGGGAGTTGCCGATGAGGACGAGCGTCACACCATCGCCCGGCTAATGGTTAAATTGGCTAAGAGCAACGCATAAGTAGGAACCAACATGAAAAGCTCCCTTTTGGGGGCTTTTCTGTAATGGTTACAGAGCTGTTCTTGTAATTCCATTGTAATTTATATATCATAAACGTGATTGAGGCTTACAACACAATGTAGCCTATTGAATTTCAATAATTGGTTTTGTCGAAAGATGTTATTTTATGATACAATAATGCTTTGATTTGGAGTTGTTGACGGTTTGAATGTGAATGAGGTGCTAACGTGACGGAAGAAACGAAACAGTGGTACATGGAGTACAAGATACATAAAAATCGACCCGGACTGCTGGGAGACATTGCTTCCATGCTTGGTATTCTGGGGGTTAATATACTGACAATCAACGGTGTTGAAGGCGAAAGACGGGGGATGTTGCTTGAAACGGACGATGACGAGAAAATACGCATTCTCGGAGACACGTTAAAAAAAGCGAGCAACATTACAGTCACGGCCTTACGTGCTCCGAGACTGGTTGATATATTGGCAGTAAGACACGGCCGTTACATCGATCGGGATTCAGATGATCGTAAAACATTTCGCTTTACACGCGATGAGCTTGGGTTGCTGGTCGATTTTTTGGGTGA
This window contains:
- the yfmH gene encoding EF-P 5-aminopentanol modification-associated protein YfmH — its product is MEHIPYEHLQETLYYEVMDNGLHVYVLPKPGFQKTYATFATKYGSVDNHFRVEGQQPVKVPDGIAHFLEHKMFEEPEGDIFATFSSNGASANAFTSFDQTVYLFSATERIQENLTTLVNFVQHPYFTDENVEKEKGIIGQEINMYEDNPDWRSYFGLIEALYKVHPVHIDIAGTVQSISTITKETLYSCYEAFYHPSNMILFVVGGVDPAEVIELVRNNQAKKDYKPQGEIERIFDDEPTTVAEPRREVKLAVSLPKLLFGFKEAEVGLTGEELLRHDLETKLMLDLLFGSSTQLYQKLYDEDLISDSFGHEYNSTQQYAFSAIGGDTKDPDRLLARIREEVESIQKQGFAAEHFERARKKKIGGYLRTLNSPENIAHEFTRHRFRGGDFFQLLPIYESITLEDVNRRLKDHIQWDQLAISLVVSP
- the ymfI gene encoding elongation factor P 5-aminopentanone reductase — encoded protein: MTTEGGELKAIGDTTVLITGASGGIGAAIAERFAAVGMNVVIHYMKSHEKANEVARRCMAYSGKVMTVSADLRSKEQIERMREKLDNHGMKPDILVNNAGLSHYGLLTDVSEEEWDEVMAVNVKGTFLCTQVFMPHMISQRYGRIVNVSSVWGICGASCEVLYSTTKGGINAFTKALAQEVAPSGVTVNAVAPGAVDTSMLDHLDKGEITSLEEEIPAGRLARPDEISSLVYFLALPESGYINGQVISPNGGWVT
- a CDS encoding DUF3243 domain-containing protein; amino-acid sequence: MSTVVQNFDVWKKFLGQRVEQAEKLGISQDTISELAYEIGDFLDEKVDPANHSNRALKELWGVADEDERHTIARLMVKLAKSNA